A part of Parvivirga hydrogeniphila genomic DNA contains:
- a CDS encoding YifB family Mg chelatase-like AAA ATPase yields the protein MQATVMTASVHGVEALPVEVQADVSNGLPSFGIVGLPDAALQESRDRVRSALREAGFEFPNCRVLVNLAPALLRKHGTGFDLPIAAAILVATRQLPGDSVAGSLVVGELGLDGSVRCIHGLLAFALAAKRAKMSLVGPPGIDDAAQAAGSVPCRTVSHLKELKTGSRVAPASVRRRADRAPRVPDLADVAGQPLARRALEISAAGGHNLLMVGPPGSGKTMLARRMPGILPRLTPEERLETALIYSVCGLDERGVLDGVRPFRAPHHSCSVAGLAGGGSPPRPGEMSLAHNGVLFLDEMPQFAPSALQSLRGPLEDGSVTLVRAEGRLTFPARFTVIASMNPCPCGFAGDRERECSCTEQAIARYRARIGGPLVDRMDLVVRVDRPDPRSIVAAEPGEPTAAVRERVIAAREHALSTRGALSSSLSGADLLSACRLDTRTSDLLERAARTHRLSGRGITRVLRTARTIADLDQAARVEEDHLLEALSYRMEEHS from the coding sequence ATGCAGGCCACCGTGATGACCGCGTCAGTCCACGGCGTCGAAGCGCTGCCCGTCGAGGTTCAAGCCGACGTCTCCAACGGACTTCCCTCGTTCGGGATCGTCGGGCTGCCTGATGCCGCTCTGCAAGAGTCGCGGGACCGCGTTCGGAGCGCTCTTCGCGAAGCGGGCTTCGAGTTCCCGAACTGCCGGGTGCTCGTGAATCTCGCGCCTGCGCTGCTTCGCAAGCACGGCACGGGGTTCGATTTGCCCATCGCCGCCGCGATACTGGTCGCGACGCGCCAGCTTCCCGGCGACTCGGTCGCAGGCTCCCTCGTCGTCGGCGAACTCGGGCTGGACGGATCGGTGCGCTGCATCCATGGGCTCCTCGCCTTCGCGCTCGCGGCCAAGCGCGCAAAGATGTCGCTCGTCGGGCCTCCGGGTATCGACGACGCTGCGCAGGCGGCCGGCAGCGTTCCGTGCCGCACCGTCAGCCACCTCAAAGAGCTCAAGACCGGTTCGCGTGTCGCGCCGGCGTCTGTCCGGCGCCGCGCCGACCGTGCCCCGCGCGTCCCGGACCTGGCCGACGTGGCGGGACAGCCGCTCGCTCGCAGGGCCCTGGAGATCTCCGCTGCGGGCGGGCACAACCTTCTCATGGTCGGTCCGCCCGGCTCCGGCAAGACGATGCTCGCGAGGAGGATGCCTGGCATCCTTCCGCGTTTGACGCCAGAAGAGCGCCTCGAGACCGCCCTCATCTACTCGGTCTGCGGCCTCGACGAACGGGGCGTCCTCGACGGCGTCCGACCCTTCCGTGCTCCGCACCACTCGTGCTCCGTCGCGGGGCTCGCGGGAGGCGGCAGCCCGCCGCGCCCGGGGGAGATGAGCCTCGCGCACAACGGGGTGCTCTTCCTCGACGAGATGCCGCAGTTCGCGCCTTCTGCGCTCCAGTCCCTTCGAGGCCCGCTCGAAGACGGCAGCGTCACGCTCGTCCGCGCAGAGGGACGGCTGACCTTCCCCGCGCGGTTCACGGTCATCGCGTCCATGAACCCGTGCCCGTGCGGTTTCGCAGGAGACCGCGAGCGCGAGTGCTCGTGTACCGAGCAGGCCATCGCGCGGTATCGTGCACGCATCGGCGGGCCGCTCGTGGACCGCATGGACCTCGTGGTGCGCGTGGACAGGCCCGACCCGCGCTCGATCGTCGCAGCCGAACCTGGCGAGCCCACAGCAGCAGTGCGCGAGCGTGTCATCGCCGCTCGCGAGCACGCCCTCTCCACACGCGGCGCGCTGTCCTCCTCTCTTAGCGGCGCCGACCTGCTCTCGGCGTGCCGCTTGGACACGCGCACCTCGGACCTGCTCGAACGGGCGGCGCGCACCCACCGGCTTTCCGGTCGTGGCATCACGCGAGTGCTGCGCACGGCGCGCACCATCGCCGACCTGGACCAGGCCGCCCGCGTCGAAGAGGACCACCTCCTGGAAGCGCTCTCGTACCGGATGGAGGAGCACTCGTGA
- the trmFO gene encoding methylenetetrahydrofolate--tRNA-(uracil(54)-C(5))-methyltransferase (FADH(2)-oxidizing) TrmFO, with product MPTVTVIGAGLAGSEAAWQLAVRGIDVELVEMRPARMTPAHHTGLFAELVCSNSFKSSDPATAPGMLKEELATLGSVILAVARAHAVPAGAALAVDRERFAAAVTRIVASHPLVRVINAELAEVPRTGPVIVATGPLTSDALSADLASIVGAGYLSFYDAAAPIVDATSLDMSVCFFQSRYGKGEGSDYLNCPFDAESYERFIDALTSARRVVRKDFEPDDLFSACQPIEEIARTGRDALRFGPLKPVGLTDPRTGTRPWAVLQLRPENRERTMYNLVGCQTNLAFDEQARVFRMVPGLESAEFLRYGVMHRNTYVDSPRVLDERLAVRMHGDVRLAGQITGTEGYLEAAATGLWAALVLAGELTHDAPPSSLPRETALGSLIAYATDPATRPYQPMHVNFGLLPPLEERIKDKRARKAAFAARGRQAIAVWAHRHEALVAPGLAALRTAASTASEGSAT from the coding sequence ATGCCGACCGTGACCGTCATAGGAGCTGGGCTTGCCGGCTCTGAGGCCGCGTGGCAGCTCGCCGTCCGTGGCATCGACGTCGAGCTCGTGGAGATGCGACCGGCGCGCATGACGCCTGCTCACCACACCGGGCTCTTCGCGGAGCTCGTGTGCTCGAACTCCTTCAAGAGCTCGGATCCTGCGACCGCGCCCGGCATGCTCAAAGAGGAGCTCGCAACGCTTGGAAGCGTCATCCTGGCCGTCGCACGCGCTCACGCGGTCCCGGCGGGCGCTGCGCTCGCTGTCGACCGCGAACGTTTCGCTGCGGCGGTGACGAGGATCGTCGCGTCGCATCCGCTCGTTCGCGTCATCAACGCCGAGTTGGCTGAGGTGCCACGGACGGGACCGGTGATCGTCGCGACCGGGCCGCTCACGTCAGACGCGCTGAGCGCCGACCTCGCGTCGATCGTCGGAGCGGGGTACCTCTCGTTCTACGACGCGGCCGCACCGATCGTCGACGCGACCAGCCTGGACATGAGCGTGTGCTTCTTCCAGAGCCGCTACGGTAAGGGCGAGGGGAGCGACTACCTCAACTGCCCGTTCGATGCGGAGTCCTACGAGCGCTTCATCGACGCGCTCACGTCCGCACGGCGGGTCGTGAGGAAAGACTTCGAGCCCGACGATCTCTTCTCTGCCTGCCAGCCGATCGAGGAGATCGCACGAACGGGCCGCGACGCCTTGCGCTTCGGGCCGCTGAAGCCTGTCGGCCTCACGGACCCGCGCACCGGGACCCGGCCATGGGCTGTGCTGCAGCTGCGCCCGGAGAACCGCGAACGGACGATGTACAACCTCGTCGGCTGCCAGACGAACCTTGCCTTCGACGAGCAGGCCCGCGTGTTCCGAATGGTTCCAGGGCTCGAGTCGGCCGAGTTCTTGCGGTACGGCGTCATGCACCGCAACACCTACGTCGACAGCCCGCGGGTGCTGGACGAGCGGCTCGCCGTCCGCATGCACGGGGACGTACGGCTCGCAGGGCAGATCACGGGGACGGAGGGGTACCTCGAAGCTGCTGCCACCGGTCTGTGGGCGGCCCTCGTCCTGGCCGGCGAGCTCACGCACGACGCCCCGCCGTCGTCGCTCCCGCGCGAGACCGCGCTCGGCTCGCTCATCGCCTACGCGACCGACCCGGCCACCCGGCCCTACCAGCCGATGCACGTGAACTTCGGACTTCTGCCGCCACTTGAAGAGCGCATCAAAGACAAGCGGGCCCGCAAGGCCGCCTTTGCGGCAAGAGGCAGGCAGGCCATCGCGGTCTGGGCGCACCGGCACGAAGCGCTCGTCGCACCAGGACTCGCAGCGCTTCGCACAGCGGCTTCGACCGCGTCTGAAGGCTCGGCCACATGA
- a CDS encoding tyrosine recombinase, whose protein sequence is MSTPSDSALLDAFLTHLSAVRNLSPATVRAYATDLVQFLDWCERRGTDVAQATRRDLRAYLAELAAARYAKTTIARKQSSLRSFYAFAVENGLADRDPAAAMASVQLPERLPPAVPVDLIARLLELPDVSTPLGLRDRAVLELAYATGARVAEISALDVADVDLASGQARLFGKGSKERIVPLHRLAVQILRAYLRDARPKLLAGKDEDALFVGRRGHRYSTNSIRRMLARYLSALAADAGMTPHAIRHAFATHLLESGADLRTVQELLGHVALSTTQIYTHVSIRRLQEVHERAHPRSTQEGRPG, encoded by the coding sequence ATGAGCACACCGTCGGACAGCGCGCTTCTCGACGCGTTCCTGACGCACCTATCCGCAGTCAGGAACCTGTCGCCTGCGACGGTCCGCGCGTACGCGACCGACCTCGTGCAGTTCCTCGACTGGTGCGAGCGCCGAGGGACTGATGTCGCACAGGCCACGCGACGAGACCTGCGCGCGTACCTCGCCGAGCTCGCGGCCGCTCGCTACGCCAAGACGACCATCGCCCGCAAGCAGTCCTCGCTCCGGTCGTTCTACGCGTTTGCCGTCGAGAACGGTCTCGCGGACCGGGACCCTGCGGCCGCCATGGCGTCCGTGCAGCTCCCTGAGCGCCTGCCGCCTGCGGTTCCCGTCGACCTCATCGCGCGGCTGCTGGAGCTGCCGGACGTCTCGACACCGCTGGGTCTGCGGGACCGGGCCGTTCTCGAGCTCGCGTACGCCACCGGCGCGCGCGTGGCGGAGATCTCCGCGCTTGACGTCGCCGATGTCGACCTTGCGTCCGGACAGGCACGCCTGTTCGGGAAGGGCTCCAAGGAGCGCATCGTGCCCCTGCACCGGCTTGCTGTCCAGATCCTCCGGGCGTACCTTCGTGACGCGCGGCCGAAGCTCCTTGCCGGGAAGGACGAAGACGCTCTCTTCGTCGGCCGCCGCGGACACCGCTACTCGACCAACAGCATCCGTCGCATGCTGGCCCGGTACCTCTCCGCGCTTGCCGCCGATGCCGGCATGACGCCGCACGCCATCAGGCACGCGTTCGCGACGCACCTGCTCGAGTCAGGGGCCGACCTGCGCACCGTCCAGGAGCTCCTCGGCCACGTTGCCCTGTCCACGACCCAGATTTATACTCACGTCAGCATACGGCGGCTGCAGGAAGTGCACGAACGTGCACATCCGCGCAGCACTCAGGAGGGGC
- the dprA gene encoding DNA-processing protein DprA has translation MRCVRHEVRRGDSLYPEQLLRVERPPATLYCVGDLSLLAPGLAVVGSRRQTPYGRDCTMILAGWAATNGVTVISGAAVGCDQSAHRAAIDSGGRTVAVLGCGADLDYPPSARRLLETVRRDHLVVSELPWGTPPARWTFPERNRIIAGLAAALLVVEASLPSGTFSTADHALQAGTEVLAVPGSILSPLSRGTNRLIRDGAGVIADVDDLALALARCGLLEPGARSHVSAELTASAGPIERMLAAGPRSIEEIAAELAVSVHDAAMALARLELSGAVRRSIDGRYCYAPTEGRG, from the coding sequence ATGCGCTGCGTCCGCCACGAGGTCCGCCGGGGCGACTCGCTCTACCCTGAGCAGCTCCTCCGCGTCGAGAGGCCGCCCGCGACGCTGTACTGCGTCGGCGACCTCTCGCTGCTCGCACCGGGACTCGCCGTGGTCGGCTCGCGCCGCCAAACGCCGTACGGACGTGACTGCACGATGATCCTCGCCGGCTGGGCGGCCACGAACGGGGTGACGGTCATCTCGGGTGCCGCCGTCGGCTGCGACCAATCAGCGCATCGGGCGGCCATCGACAGCGGCGGACGCACGGTGGCCGTCCTCGGATGCGGCGCGGACCTGGACTACCCGCCCAGCGCGCGCCGCTTGCTGGAGACGGTCCGGCGCGACCACCTGGTCGTGTCCGAGCTTCCGTGGGGCACGCCGCCGGCACGATGGACGTTTCCGGAGCGGAACCGCATCATCGCTGGTCTCGCGGCCGCGCTGCTCGTGGTGGAGGCGTCGCTTCCGAGCGGCACCTTCAGCACGGCCGACCACGCCCTCCAGGCGGGCACCGAGGTCCTCGCCGTTCCCGGGTCGATCCTCTCACCTCTGTCGCGGGGCACGAATCGCCTGATCCGCGACGGGGCCGGCGTCATCGCGGACGTCGACGACCTCGCGCTCGCGCTCGCACGCTGCGGTCTGCTCGAACCTGGCGCTCGCTCGCACGTCTCCGCGGAACTCACGGCGAGCGCCGGGCCCATCGAGCGGATGCTCGCCGCCGGTCCTCGCTCCATCGAGGAGATCGCTGCCGAGCTCGCAGTAAGCGTCCACGACGCAGCCATGGCGCTCGCACGGCTCGAGCTTTCGGGAGCCGTGCGGCGGTCCATCGACGGACGGTACTGCTACGCACCTACCGAGGGCAGGGGATAG